A window from Sulfurovum sp. TSL1 encodes these proteins:
- a CDS encoding tyrosine-type recombinase/integrase, whose translation MSDLLTAFEEYLSVTKALDTLTISSYLGDLTQLEEVTQKTLTKLDTTDILKFLSTFENKRTLNRKLSSINAFFDFCHKQDFKHEKIKIPMAKVPKNLPKYMSSEEILQGIKHIDRSTLMGLRDYALILFLYASGCRISEALNVQRSDIVEGWLKIRFAKGEKERIVPLAPIALQALERYMQEQDMGSSYIWLNYTGAVLSRISAYKIVKKYLGVSPHVLRHSFASSLIIGGADLRVVQELLGHSSLETTQIYTHIQKQNLAETMKSYHPLKGVS comes from the coding sequence ATGAGTGATCTACTGACGGCTTTTGAAGAGTATCTCAGTGTCACAAAGGCACTCGATACCCTTACGATCTCTTCTTATTTGGGTGACTTGACCCAACTCGAAGAGGTCACTCAAAAAACACTGACGAAACTCGATACTACGGATATACTGAAATTTTTATCTACGTTTGAGAACAAACGAACACTCAACAGAAAACTCTCCTCTATCAATGCTTTTTTTGATTTTTGTCATAAACAGGATTTCAAACACGAAAAAATCAAGATACCTATGGCGAAAGTACCCAAAAACCTACCCAAATACATGAGCAGTGAAGAGATACTGCAAGGCATAAAGCACATTGACAGAAGCACGCTCATGGGACTGCGTGATTATGCACTGATACTCTTCTTGTATGCCAGTGGGTGTCGTATCTCCGAAGCATTGAATGTGCAGCGCAGTGATATTGTAGAGGGATGGTTGAAGATACGTTTTGCCAAAGGGGAGAAAGAACGTATCGTACCTCTTGCACCGATCGCTCTGCAGGCGTTGGAGAGGTATATGCAGGAGCAGGACATGGGAAGCAGTTATATTTGGCTCAATTACACAGGTGCTGTTCTCAGCCGTATCTCTGCGTATAAGATCGTGAAGAAGTATCTGGGTGTCTCACCTCACGTATTGCGACACTCTTTCGCTTCATCGCTGATCATCGGCGGTGCAGATCTGCGTGTGGTACAAGAGCTGCTGGGACACAGTTCTCTTGAGACCACACAGATCTATACCCATATACAAAAACAGAACCTGGCCGAGACCATGAAGAGTTATCATCCGCTAAAAGGAGTATCATGA
- the hisG gene encoding ATP phosphoribosyltransferase, producing MLTVALPKGRIAEQTLEIFAEIFGGEFKFEGRELILDMGEFRFLNVRNQDVPTYVEHGAADIGVVGLDVITEKELDIIQLLDMQLGKCKVAIGIKNEDELDWSRPHIKVATKMVNITKNYFAQKAVGVEVVKLYGSIELAPLVGLADAIVDIVETGSTMRENGLKVAEDIMDSSAHLISNKNSFYGKKEEILSLYEKIKAVVESRG from the coding sequence ATGTTAACAGTAGCACTTCCAAAGGGAAGAATAGCAGAACAGACGCTTGAGATATTTGCTGAAATTTTCGGTGGAGAATTTAAGTTTGAAGGAAGAGAACTCATCTTGGATATGGGAGAGTTCCGTTTTTTAAATGTACGTAATCAGGATGTACCGACGTATGTAGAACACGGTGCAGCAGATATCGGTGTGGTTGGACTTGACGTGATCACTGAAAAAGAGCTGGATATCATCCAGCTTCTGGATATGCAGTTAGGAAAATGTAAAGTGGCGATCGGTATCAAAAATGAAGATGAACTGGACTGGTCGCGTCCCCACATCAAAGTGGCTACCAAGATGGTCAACATCACGAAGAACTATTTTGCCCAAAAAGCTGTAGGGGTAGAAGTAGTGAAGCTTTACGGATCTATAGAACTGGCACCGCTTGTCGGTCTGGCTGATGCTATTGTGGATATTGTCGAAACAGGTTCAACCATGAGAGAGAACGGATTGAAAGTGGCCGAAGACATCATGGATTCTTCTGCACATCTGATATCTAATAAAAATAGTTTTTACGGAAAGAAAGAAGAGATCCTCTCTTTATATGAAAAGATCAAAGCTGTTGTAGAGAGCCGTGGCTAA
- a CDS encoding endonuclease MutS2: MHSQESSEKTIIQKLDLDGYIQQFQKFLAREKPVAMMGDINQHYRYIQALSKVQFPLPNAVPNLERELNLIQKQGVLSLDEIYAFVTMISYFNTLRTVGFTEPLISWIQGIEIPDEIIEVVGYFTAEGEINPERDPELFKLERAIKQNKIEIKETLYKLAHSSKLRDYLVDTQVHFNGGEETLLVRGGFNNAIKATVAARSPGGFFYIIPQSISHLKEKESALLSKKEEMIYTYCKNISALFFKWERFLGFINKEYDRFDHYQARVSFARAKEYEFVLPSKHKRIKLQDFAHPAIENPVPITMDFSKQIMLVTGVNAGGKTMLLKSMLSAVYMSKYLLPFQCDAAHTEVGHYKSIEAVIDDPQSVKNDISTFAGRMQEFAKLFHKEDAIVGVDEIELGTDSDEAASLFRVMLDELRKKGITFIVTTHHKRLASLMAGDDEVELIAALYDEERRVPTYTFLQGSIGKSYAFETAQRYGVPVAIVNRAKKVYGEDKENLNELIEKSTSLEREMRMKIATIDEELKSVERQQQRLQDEEVKLQESHRKALATLENRYNAATKKAREALRAQESAEGRRLLNVAHQHKEFKQKEVKLQEEVPLKEGDKVKYRSHKGEIVGIRGKDATIIVDGLKMRVPLGQLKRRGDTPQIKVKPKAKEVNVNVEKSGAAVSVKLLGMYADEAIDTVDKFLSDALVNGLHEVQIIHGTGGGVLAKLVTEYLKKHPKIQKFYRLPGNLGITVVEL; encoded by the coding sequence ATGCATTCTCAGGAGAGTAGTGAAAAAACCATTATACAGAAACTGGACCTGGACGGGTATATCCAGCAGTTCCAAAAGTTTTTAGCCAGAGAAAAACCTGTGGCGATGATGGGGGATATCAACCAGCATTACCGGTATATCCAAGCACTCTCAAAAGTCCAATTCCCTCTACCCAATGCAGTACCGAACCTGGAGAGAGAATTGAACCTCATTCAGAAACAGGGGGTACTCTCTCTGGATGAGATCTATGCCTTTGTCACCATGATCTCCTACTTCAATACTTTAAGAACCGTGGGGTTCACAGAACCGCTCATCTCCTGGATACAAGGGATAGAGATACCCGATGAGATCATCGAGGTCGTAGGGTATTTTACTGCTGAAGGAGAGATCAATCCTGAACGTGATCCGGAACTTTTTAAACTTGAACGTGCCATCAAGCAGAACAAGATAGAGATCAAAGAGACGCTCTATAAGCTGGCACACTCCAGCAAGCTCAGAGATTATCTTGTGGACACACAGGTGCATTTCAACGGCGGGGAAGAGACCCTGCTGGTACGTGGAGGGTTCAACAATGCCATTAAAGCTACGGTGGCTGCACGTAGCCCCGGAGGATTTTTTTATATTATCCCCCAAAGTATTTCTCACTTAAAAGAGAAAGAGTCTGCACTGCTCAGTAAAAAAGAGGAGATGATCTACACCTACTGTAAAAACATCTCGGCGCTCTTTTTCAAGTGGGAACGTTTCTTGGGGTTCATTAACAAAGAGTATGACAGGTTTGACCATTATCAGGCACGTGTCAGTTTTGCAAGGGCCAAAGAGTATGAATTTGTTTTGCCAAGCAAGCACAAACGCATTAAATTGCAGGATTTTGCACATCCTGCCATCGAGAACCCCGTACCGATCACCATGGATTTCTCTAAACAGATCATGCTTGTCACAGGTGTCAATGCCGGTGGTAAAACGATGCTGCTCAAGTCCATGCTCTCAGCCGTTTACATGAGTAAGTACCTGCTTCCTTTTCAATGTGATGCAGCACACACAGAGGTCGGGCATTACAAAAGCATAGAAGCGGTCATAGATGATCCCCAATCGGTCAAAAATGACATCTCTACGTTTGCAGGACGTATGCAGGAGTTTGCAAAACTCTTTCACAAAGAAGATGCCATCGTAGGCGTCGATGAGATAGAACTGGGTACGGACAGTGACGAGGCAGCCAGCCTGTTCCGTGTGATGCTGGATGAACTACGGAAAAAAGGTATCACCTTTATCGTGACGACACACCATAAACGTTTGGCTTCACTGATGGCAGGAGATGATGAGGTGGAGCTCATTGCTGCACTCTACGATGAAGAGCGAAGGGTACCTACCTATACTTTCCTGCAGGGAAGTATAGGAAAGAGCTATGCGTTTGAAACAGCACAGCGTTACGGTGTACCTGTAGCCATTGTGAACAGAGCAAAAAAGGTTTATGGAGAGGACAAAGAAAACCTCAATGAACTCATAGAGAAATCTACTTCACTTGAGCGTGAAATGCGTATGAAGATCGCCACAATAGATGAGGAGTTAAAATCCGTAGAGAGACAACAACAGAGACTTCAGGATGAGGAAGTAAAACTTCAGGAGAGTCACAGAAAAGCCCTTGCAACCCTGGAAAACCGTTATAATGCAGCGACAAAAAAAGCAAGGGAAGCGCTGAGGGCACAAGAGTCTGCAGAAGGACGACGACTGCTGAACGTGGCACATCAACATAAAGAGTTCAAGCAAAAAGAAGTGAAATTACAAGAGGAAGTGCCACTCAAAGAGGGGGACAAAGTGAAGTACCGTTCCCATAAAGGTGAGATCGTCGGGATCCGCGGTAAAGATGCGACGATCATCGTGGACGGATTGAAGATGAGAGTACCTCTTGGACAACTCAAAAGAAGAGGCGATACCCCTCAGATCAAGGTCAAACCCAAAGCAAAAGAGGTCAATGTCAATGTTGAAAAGTCAGGAGCTGCCGTTTCAGTCAAACTGCTCGGTATGTATGCAGATGAAGCCATAGATACCGTCGATAAATTTCTCTCGGACGCCCTGGTGAACGGACTGCATGAAGTGCAGATCATTCACGGTACAGGCGGGGGTGTATTGGCCAAACTGGTGACAGAGTATCTTAAAAAGCATCCTAAGATACAGAAATTCTACAGACTGCCCGGAAACTTAGGTATTACAGTCGTCGAACTATAA
- a CDS encoding type III pantothenate kinase, translating into MKDKVLLADIGNTHFHIYNGSEVEHLSYEEAIAKYSKERLCYISVKEHLNSTIENIATWKNISPKIRLEGAYETMGVDRRALCLSHENGLFVDAGSAITVDMMEEGKYRGGFILPGLKAMLQAYASISPVLDTTLNETVSMEQLPSTTKDGISYGIIASIKALIDKHSDGKTLYFTGGDGKFLSSFFEEATYDEMLVFNGMRKVMKESEIC; encoded by the coding sequence ATGAAGGATAAGGTATTACTCGCAGATATAGGGAATACCCATTTCCATATCTATAACGGGTCTGAAGTAGAGCATTTGTCCTATGAGGAGGCGATTGCCAAATATAGCAAAGAGAGACTCTGTTATATTTCGGTCAAAGAGCACTTGAACAGTACCATAGAGAATATAGCCACGTGGAAAAATATCTCACCGAAGATCCGCTTGGAGGGTGCCTATGAAACGATGGGGGTTGACAGAAGAGCATTGTGTCTGAGTCATGAAAACGGGTTATTTGTGGATGCAGGTTCTGCTATTACCGTGGATATGATGGAGGAGGGCAAGTACAGGGGTGGATTTATATTGCCAGGACTGAAAGCGATGTTACAGGCTTATGCTTCTATCTCTCCGGTCTTGGATACGACATTGAATGAAACGGTATCGATGGAGCAATTACCCTCTACAACTAAAGATGGGATAAGCTATGGTATAATCGCGTCTATAAAAGCACTCATAGATAAGCACAGTGATGGTAAAACACTATATTTTACCGGTGGAGACGGAAAATTTTTATCAAGTTTTTTTGAAGAAGCCACGTATGATGAAATGTTGGTATTTAACGGGATGCGGAAAGTGATGAAGGAATCGGAGATATGTTAA